Sequence from the Streptomyces sp. NBC_00440 genome:
GGGCTGAACATCGCTCCGCTGTCGAATCCGTACACCGTCTCGGGCGACGCGGTCCCCATCGACGCAGCCGGCGGCTGCCCCGAGGTCCGTGAGGGCCCTGAGTTCCTGTACCGCAACGGACGCACATGGATGACCTACTCCACCTGCGACACCGGAAAACCGGACTACCAGATCTGGATGATGTCGCTCCCGTCCGACGCCGACCCGCTGGTACCCGGCAACTGGACGCAGCACCAGGGCCCGGTCTTCTCCCGCGCCGACGACCACGGGGTCTTCGGCCCCGGCCACCACGCCTTCTTCCGTTCCCCCGACGGTACCGAGGACTGGATGGTCTACCACGCCAAGAGCACCTCGGCCGTCACCTACAGCAACCGCACCACACGCGCTCAGCGCATCGGCTGGAACGCCGACGGAAGCCCCGACCTCGGCCGCCCGCTCGCGATGGGCGCCACCCAGGATCTCCCGTCCGGGGACCCGGGGCCGGGCGCGTACTGGATCAATGATGACGGCCGTTCCAGCGGCGACGGGACCGTCGCCTACACCGGTGACTGGAACTCGGGCACCGGCTGCGCCACCCAGTGCTTCTGGGGCGACGACCACTGGAGCGACGGCGCCGGAAACACCGCCACGTTCACCTTCACCGGCACCCGGATCGCTCTGCTGTCCGTCCGCGACACCGGCAACGGATATGCGGGCCTCAGCATCGACGGTGGCCCCGAACAGCGGTTGGACTACTACGGCGCGATCCGCACCGGGGAGACGCTCCAGTTCGTCAGCCCGCGCCTTCCCTACGGAAAGCACACGCTGCGGGTACGGGTGACGGGCGAGCACGACGGGCAGTCCCAGGCGTCCTACGTGAGTGTGGACCGGGCGGAGGTCTATGTGAACTGACGCCGTCCGGGCCGGTCTCCGCTGCCGGAGCCGGAGGGAGGGGTACGGGAACAACTCGTTCCCGTACCCCTCCTGTGTGTTTCTGCGCGAGCGGATCAGTGCCTCGCCGCCTCCGCGGTGCTCAGTGCAGGGTGAATTTCTGTGCCGCCGCTCCGTTGCAGTCCCAGATCCGCAGGTGGGTGCCGTTGGCGGTCGCGCCGTCGGGGGAGTCGAGGCAGCGGCCCGACTGGGGGTTGAACAGCGAACCGTCGGAGCGCTGCTGCCAGACCTGACCGCCGACACCGTTGCAGTCCCACAGTTCGACCTGGGTGCCATTGGCCGTGCCGTTGCCGTCGATGTCCAGGCATCTGCCGATCGTGCTCAGGGAGCCGTTGGTGTGGTGCTGCCAGTACTGGTCCTCGGCGTAGGACTGGCAGTTCCACAGCTGGACGGCCGTGCCGTTGGTGCCGGTGTCGTCAGCCGCGACGTCGACGCACTGACCGCCCGGACCTGTGATGGCGCCCTGCGGGCCGTTGGGTACGTCCGTCTCACCCGAGTAGCCGACGGAGGCGACGTTTCCCTGTACGGCGTTCTCGGCGGCGTCGGTCGGGTAGCCGGCGACCATCACACCTTCGAAGAAGGTGCCCATGTTCCAGTTGCTGTTGTCCCCGCCCGTGCCGAGGATGATCCCGCCCTCCTGGTGCATCGGCATATAGCCGCCACGGGCCGGCAGTGAGCCGTTCCACCAGGTCGACAGGGATCCCGACTGTGCGTTGGCGCCCTTGAGTGCGTATGTCGTCTGCCCGTTGTTCTTCAGCATGGCCGTCACGAACGGACTCTTGTTGCCGGCGTTCGCGGTGTTGGAGCCGTTGTCCCCCTGGAACATGCCGTTCTCCATGTCCGCCTCGACCCAGGGGCCCGAGCCGGTGCACGGCGCGAAGTAGCAGGTGGTCGCGATGGACACCGCGTCCATGTGGCCGTTTCCGGTGTCGGCCGGTGTGCTCTCGGCGTTGCCGTAGTCGAAGCAGCAGGCAGAACCGACATGGGTGCCGCTGGCCACCATGTAGGCGCCCTCGGCCTGACCGTTCACGGCGACACCCGAAGCCGCGCCGGTGGAGCGGTAACCGACCCCGGGTGAGATCCAGATGCCGTACACCTTGTGGCCGCCGGCCGTGACGGCGATCTCACCGGCGTCGGCCCCGCGGTCGGCGCCCATGCCGGAGGTGCCGGCCGGTCCCGGGGTGAGGTCGTTGTGGCGCGAGGTCTGGTCGTAGACCTTGGTGACGCGGCAGGTGGTGTCCTGGCAGAAGGTGTCCTGCTGGGCGGCGTTGGCGTACCCGCCCTGAGCCAGCAGACCGATGTCGGACCGGGCGCCGTCCGAGGCGCGGGTGACCTGGTACAGGGGGCCGTTGTAGGAGGACAGCAGGGCGCGTGTCGTGCTGTGCGCCGCGACGCACGGGGTGCCGGCGGCGCTGTAGATGTCGCAGGGCAGTGAGCCGGCCGCCTGCGACAGGGAGG
This genomic interval carries:
- a CDS encoding arabinofuranosidase catalytic domain-containing protein → MAALGLVLGALIGLPSLSQAAGSLPCDIYSAAGTPCVAAHSTTRALLSSYNGPLYQVTRASDGARSDIGLLAQGGYANAAQQDTFCQDTTCRVTKVYDQTSRHNDLTPGPAGTSGMGADRGADAGEIAVTAGGHKVYGIWISPGVGYRSTGAASGVAVNGQAEGAYMVASGTHVGSACCFDYGNAESTPADTGNGHMDAVSIATTCYFAPCTGSGPWVEADMENGMFQGDNGSNTANAGNKSPFVTAMLKNNGQTTYALKGANAQSGSLSTWWNGSLPARGGYMPMHQEGGIILGTGGDNSNWNMGTFFEGVMVAGYPTDAAENAVQGNVASVGYSGETDVPNGPQGAITGPGGQCVDVAADDTGTNGTAVQLWNCQSYAEDQYWQHHTNGSLSTIGRCLDIDGNGTANGTQVELWDCNGVGGQVWQQRSDGSLFNPQSGRCLDSPDGATANGTHLRIWDCNGAAAQKFTLH
- a CDS encoding family 43 glycosylhydrolase translates to MGTQLHGTVNPLRLLRLLRLFGVLTALGLMLTGTGTVRPATAAAAPVTTMAAQQATTAGTFRNPLNTGPDPFMTYWNGNYYLTTTQGNSIRMWRSPSLSTLLTADPITVWTDSDSSRNRDIFAPEFYRFGDRWYLYYTADDGVDDHHRIYVAESDGDDPAGSYHFKAELAPPNHAADFAIDPGILQHNGRLYLAYSGINQYQHNGLNIAPLSNPYTVSGDAVPIDAAGGCPEVREGPEFLYRNGRTWMTYSTCDTGKPDYQIWMMSLPSDADPLVPGNWTQHQGPVFSRADDHGVFGPGHHAFFRSPDGTEDWMVYHAKSTSAVTYSNRTTRAQRIGWNADGSPDLGRPLAMGATQDLPSGDPGPGAYWINDDGRSSGDGTVAYTGDWNSGTGCATQCFWGDDHWSDGAGNTATFTFTGTRIALLSVRDTGNGYAGLSIDGGPEQRLDYYGAIRTGETLQFVSPRLPYGKHTLRVRVTGEHDGQSQASYVSVDRAEVYVN